A DNA window from Tepidibacillus fermentans contains the following coding sequences:
- the rplS gene encoding 50S ribosomal protein L19 yields the protein MNLVQEIAKDQLRTDLPEFRPGDTVRVHVKVIEGQRERIQVFEGVVIKRRGSNVSATFTVRKVSYGVGVERTFPLHSPKIDKIEVIRRGKVRRAKLYYLRNLSGKAARIKERVTR from the coding sequence ATGAATTTAGTCCAAGAAATTGCAAAGGATCAATTACGTACGGATTTGCCAGAATTCCGTCCTGGGGATACTGTTCGTGTTCACGTTAAAGTTATTGAAGGACAACGTGAAAGAATTCAGGTTTTCGAAGGTGTTGTGATTAAACGTCGTGGTTCTAACGTTAGTGCCACTTTTACAGTTCGTAAAGTATCTTATGGTGTTGGTGTAGAGCGTACATTCCCATTACATTCACCAAAGATTGATAAAATTGAAGTGATTCGTCGTGGTAAAGTACGCCGTGCAAAACTATACTATCTACGTAACCTAAGTGGTAAAGCTGCACGTATTAAAGAAAGAGTAACTCGATAA
- the ylqF gene encoding ribosome biogenesis GTPase YlqF, producing the protein MTIQWFPGHMAKARRQITEKLKLVDLVIELLDARIPLSSRNPMIDEIIGQKPRLILLNKSDLADAMITNEWVNFFKEQGIRALPISSTSGKGVKMIITAGEELVAKKREAMMRKGIKPRAIRAMILGIPNVGKSSLINRLAGRTIAKTGDKPGVTKGQQWIKVGKTIELLDTPGILWPKFEDQEVGLRLAATGAIKDEIIYFDDLAIFVIRYFKEFYPERLIERYQLTDLQEDPIEVIRQIGQKRGLLVSGGEIDFDRTSEMIIRELRSGKLGPFCLERPTFKVEL; encoded by the coding sequence TTGACAATCCAGTGGTTTCCAGGCCATATGGCTAAAGCAAGAAGACAAATTACCGAAAAATTAAAATTGGTTGATCTGGTAATTGAATTACTTGATGCGAGGATTCCTTTGTCCAGCCGTAATCCAATGATTGATGAAATTATCGGGCAAAAACCGAGGCTAATTTTACTAAATAAAAGTGACTTAGCGGATGCGATGATTACGAATGAATGGGTTAATTTTTTTAAAGAACAAGGTATTCGGGCATTGCCAATTAGTTCGACGTCTGGAAAAGGCGTAAAAATGATCATAACGGCAGGTGAAGAATTGGTTGCAAAAAAACGTGAAGCAATGATGAGAAAAGGGATTAAACCAAGAGCTATCCGCGCAATGATTCTTGGCATTCCTAATGTGGGAAAGTCTTCTTTAATTAATCGTTTGGCAGGACGAACAATCGCCAAAACAGGGGACAAGCCAGGAGTAACAAAGGGACAACAGTGGATAAAAGTAGGGAAAACTATAGAATTATTAGATACACCGGGAATATTATGGCCTAAGTTTGAAGATCAAGAGGTTGGTTTACGGTTAGCTGCAACAGGTGCAATCAAGGACGAAATCATTTATTTTGATGATCTCGCTATTTTTGTGATTCGCTACTTTAAAGAGTTTTATCCTGAACGATTAATAGAACGATACCAATTAACCGATTTACAAGAGGATCCTATCGAAGTCATTCGCCAAATTGGACAGAAACGAGGCTTATTAGTCTCAGGTGGCGAGATTGATTTTGATCGAACATCGGAAATGATCATTAGAGAGTTACGATCTGGTAAATTAGGGCCTTTTTGTTTGGAAAGGCCAACATTTAAAGTCGAGTTATGA
- the lepB gene encoding signal peptidase I codes for MRTKVFQEVYEWIKSLLIAGILAFLIHTFLFAVVIVSGSSMEPTLHNNERLIMNKIIYKTHPPERGDIVVFHATESEDYIKRVIGLPGETIEYKNDQLYVNGKPIDEPYLAQERQEWQSKGLLLTKDFGPITVPADTVFVLGDNRNNSTDSRVIGPIPMSKVVGKANIIIWPFSRISILQH; via the coding sequence ATGAGGACAAAGGTATTTCAAGAAGTTTATGAATGGATAAAATCTTTACTAATCGCTGGAATTCTCGCGTTTTTGATACATACTTTTTTATTTGCTGTCGTCATCGTTAGTGGTTCTTCCATGGAGCCTACCCTACATAATAATGAACGCTTAATTATGAACAAGATCATTTATAAAACTCATCCACCGGAACGAGGTGATATTGTAGTCTTTCATGCAACCGAAAGTGAGGACTATATTAAACGAGTGATTGGTTTGCCTGGGGAGACGATTGAATATAAAAATGATCAGTTATATGTAAATGGAAAACCGATTGATGAACCATATTTGGCTCAGGAAAGACAGGAGTGGCAGTCAAAAGGGCTATTATTGACCAAAGATTTCGGGCCGATCACGGTTCCCGCGGATACGGTTTTTGTTCTCGGTGATAATAGAAATAATAGTACTGATAGTCGGGTGATTGGTCCAATTCCAATGTCGAAAGTGGTCGGAAAAGCCAATATCATCATTTGGCCTTTTTCTCGCATCTCAATACTACAACATTAA
- the trmD gene encoding tRNA (guanosine(37)-N1)-methyltransferase TrmD has translation MKIDILTLFPEMFTGVLQSSILKKAQDKEVVTISTINFRDYSTNKHKTVDDYPYGGGHGMVLKPEPIFSAVEAIPHYEQARIIMLTPQGEKFSQKKAEELSKEKHLIFLCGHYEGFDERIREHLATDELSIGDYVLTGGELAAMVIIDSVTRLLPGVLGNEGSVETDSFSLGLLEYPQYTRPEEYRGWRVPDILLSGHHQNIEKWRKKESLKRTLLRRPDLLAEATLDQTDRELLKQIKRELENTD, from the coding sequence ATGAAAATCGATATCTTAACATTATTTCCTGAAATGTTTACAGGGGTATTACAATCAAGTATTTTAAAAAAAGCTCAAGATAAAGAAGTAGTGACTATATCGACGATTAATTTTCGTGATTATTCAACAAACAAGCATAAAACGGTTGATGACTACCCTTATGGTGGTGGGCATGGTATGGTTCTCAAACCTGAGCCCATTTTCTCTGCTGTAGAAGCGATTCCTCATTATGAGCAAGCGAGAATTATTATGCTGACGCCTCAAGGAGAGAAGTTCTCGCAAAAAAAAGCAGAGGAATTAAGTAAAGAGAAACATCTTATTTTTCTCTGTGGACATTACGAAGGTTTTGATGAGCGAATTCGTGAACATCTGGCAACCGATGAACTCTCGATTGGCGATTATGTTCTTACTGGTGGTGAATTAGCTGCAATGGTGATTATTGATAGTGTTACTCGTCTACTACCAGGTGTTTTAGGAAACGAGGGATCGGTGGAAACTGATTCTTTTAGTCTAGGTTTACTTGAATATCCCCAATATACACGTCCTGAGGAATATCGCGGATGGAGAGTTCCTGACATTCTACTCTCTGGTCATCATCAAAACATTGAAAAATGGAGAAAAAAAGAGTCTTTAAAAAGGACGCTCTTACGTAGACCTGATCTTTTAGCTGAAGCCACTTTAGATCAAACAGATCGGGAACTATTAAAGCAGATAAAAAGAGAACTAGAAAATACCGATTAG
- a CDS encoding KH domain-containing protein — MKELVEVLAKALVDHPDQVRVKEIAGERSVVYELSVAPEDMGKIIGKQGRIAKALRTVVSAAAVKENKRVMIEII, encoded by the coding sequence ATGAAAGAACTAGTAGAAGTTCTTGCTAAGGCACTCGTTGATCATCCTGATCAAGTACGAGTAAAAGAAATTGCTGGTGAACGATCTGTCGTTTATGAATTGTCCGTAGCTCCCGAAGATATGGGCAAAATCATTGGTAAACAAGGTCGTATTGCAAAAGCACTCCGAACAGTAGTCAGTGCCGCTGCTGTAAAAGAGAACAAACGTGTGATGATTGAAATCATCTAA
- the rpsP gene encoding 30S ribosomal protein S16 translates to MAVRIRLKRMGAKKAPFYRLVVADSRSPRDGRFIEEIGTYNPLTQPAQIKIDEEKALKWLQTGAKPSDTVRNLLSKAGILAKFHELRQGK, encoded by the coding sequence ATGGCAGTACGTATTCGTCTAAAGCGTATGGGTGCTAAAAAAGCTCCATTTTATCGTTTGGTTGTAGCTGATTCTCGTTCTCCTCGTGATGGACGTTTTATCGAAGAAATCGGTACTTATAATCCATTAACTCAACCAGCGCAAATCAAAATTGATGAAGAAAAAGCTTTAAAATGGTTACAAACAGGTGCAAAACCGTCTGATACTGTACGTAATCTATTAAGTAAAGCTGGTATTTTGGCGAAGTTTCATGAATTAAGACAAGGAAAGTAA
- the rimM gene encoding ribosome maturation factor RimM (Essential for efficient processing of 16S rRNA): METQYIKVGKIVNTFGIRGEIKIYLYTDFPEQRFQKNQQLYVGKEEKPNEYRFTVEKAKPYKNVYLLKFKEFDNINQVEKYRDYYLWITKEEQGDLAEGEYYYHQIIGCQVVTTGGEEIGIVTGILRPGANDVWIVKAKTEKKEFLIPYIKDVIKVVDVKNKKIVIEVMEGLLS; the protein is encoded by the coding sequence ATGGAAACACAATATATTAAAGTAGGCAAGATCGTCAACACGTTTGGAATTAGAGGAGAAATAAAAATTTATCTTTATACGGATTTTCCAGAACAACGATTTCAAAAAAATCAACAGCTTTATGTAGGAAAAGAAGAAAAACCAAATGAATATCGCTTTACAGTAGAAAAAGCAAAACCTTATAAGAATGTGTATCTCTTGAAATTTAAAGAATTTGATAATATTAATCAAGTAGAAAAGTATCGTGACTATTATTTATGGATCACCAAGGAAGAACAAGGCGATTTGGCAGAAGGGGAATATTACTACCATCAAATTATTGGCTGCCAAGTGGTTACGACAGGTGGCGAAGAAATAGGGATCGTGACTGGGATTTTAAGACCAGGGGCGAATGATGTTTGGATCGTTAAAGCGAAAACGGAAAAAAAAGAGTTTTTAATTCCATACATAAAAGATGTGATAAAAGTTGTTGATGTGAAAAACAAAAAAATTGTAATTGAAGTGATGGAAGGTTTATTATCGTAA
- a CDS encoding ribonuclease HII, with protein sequence MNFVRKSEEKTMLTHEREIWQRGIKYIAGIDEVGRGCLFGDVVAASVILPVDLVIEEIDDSKKLTPKKREELFHLIQEKSIAIGIGRVDVEIIEKINIKQAARLAMKKAVLSMPVEPEMLLIDAEKIDLTIPQRSIIKGDATSQTIAAASIIAKVTRDRLCEEWDQLYPQYGIKQHKGYATKLHREMIQLYGPTPLHRRSFLDNILQPTLF encoded by the coding sequence ATGAATTTTGTTCGTAAAAGTGAGGAGAAAACGATGTTAACCCACGAGAGAGAAATATGGCAAAGGGGAATCAAATACATTGCGGGAATTGATGAAGTAGGCCGAGGTTGTTTATTCGGGGATGTGGTGGCTGCCAGTGTAATTTTGCCAGTTGATTTAGTCATTGAAGAAATTGATGATTCGAAAAAACTTACGCCCAAAAAAAGAGAGGAACTCTTTCATCTGATTCAGGAAAAATCAATTGCCATTGGCATAGGACGAGTAGATGTAGAGATAATAGAAAAGATTAACATTAAACAGGCTGCTAGATTAGCGATGAAAAAAGCAGTTTTGTCAATGCCGGTTGAACCAGAAATGCTATTAATCGACGCCGAAAAAATAGATCTTACTATTCCCCAACGATCAATCATTAAAGGAGATGCAACGAGTCAAACAATTGCAGCAGCTTCGATCATTGCTAAGGTGACAAGAGATCGTTTATGTGAAGAATGGGACCAACTCTATCCTCAGTATGGAATTAAACAACATAAAGGATATGCGACAAAGTTACATAGAGAGATGATTCAATTATATGGGCCAACTCCTTTACATCGGAGAAGTTTTTTAGACAATATTTTGCAACCTACCTTGTTTTAA
- a CDS encoding YlqD family protein — protein sequence MKIKVPIPVKMIVTDSSKIKMRNEINESIRKLNVELEQLQFQQKKLMNEAQKKGREAVRIVQERMDYETNRRKEKLVTLTEQLNHLEKIEEGEEIFHRFVEAEMEIHVGDSWNQIFHGNEIVIKDGIVIEIRKGALDGNTIY from the coding sequence ATGAAAATAAAAGTACCGATCCCTGTCAAAATGATCGTTACCGATTCTTCAAAAATAAAAATGCGAAACGAAATCAATGAATCCATCCGCAAATTAAACGTAGAATTAGAACAGCTTCAATTTCAACAAAAGAAGTTAATGAATGAAGCACAAAAAAAAGGGAGAGAAGCAGTTCGTATCGTTCAAGAACGAATGGATTACGAAACTAATCGAAGGAAAGAAAAGTTAGTGACATTGACTGAACAATTGAATCATTTGGAAAAAATAGAAGAAGGAGAAGAAATCTTCCATCGTTTTGTTGAAGCAGAAATGGAAATACACGTAGGAGATTCATGGAACCAAATTTTTCATGGCAATGAGATTGTCATAAAAGATGGGATTGTAATTGAGATTCGAAAGGGGGCACTAGATGGAAACACAATATATTAA